One window from the genome of Thermoleophilaceae bacterium encodes:
- a CDS encoding HDOD domain-containing protein yields MSTDRSAGSGGRHNEGHGRRLTAAFEALEAFPALAESRNRLLRVVREQRSSAGDLVAAVESDVALVIAVLRIANRAQSPYKGKIASVPRAVEVLTPAGVEALASRTAVFDFFERNPVWDAAPERFRLHAVGTQRAADRLAKEIDYDDRDELLASALLHDIGKLVLVHAYPGYPGLIHGDARTPEERVHRERRELGVDHGVVGGVLARRWGLPNRLASAIERHHADDCHDEAALIRLADMLSHYAQGKPVEPASMLKVARTLGLSPEGLRSVMYELPYPTIGAKRQVEPCPLSGREVDVLRRLAEGKVYKQIALELNLSTSTVRTHLHNTYGKLGAVDRAQAVLIATERGWL; encoded by the coding sequence GTGTCCACCGACCGTTCTGCGGGCTCGGGTGGGCGGCACAACGAGGGCCATGGGCGCCGGCTCACGGCCGCGTTCGAGGCACTCGAGGCGTTCCCTGCGCTGGCCGAGTCGCGCAACCGCCTGCTGCGGGTGGTGCGCGAGCAGCGCTCGTCCGCGGGCGATCTCGTGGCCGCCGTGGAGTCCGACGTCGCGCTCGTCATCGCCGTGCTGCGGATCGCCAACCGCGCCCAGTCCCCCTACAAGGGCAAGATCGCCAGCGTGCCGCGGGCGGTGGAGGTGCTCACGCCGGCCGGGGTGGAGGCGCTCGCCTCGCGCACCGCCGTCTTCGACTTCTTCGAGCGCAACCCCGTGTGGGACGCCGCGCCGGAGCGCTTCCGCCTCCATGCCGTGGGCACCCAGCGCGCCGCCGATCGCCTGGCCAAGGAGATCGACTACGACGACCGCGACGAGCTGCTCGCCTCCGCGCTGCTGCACGACATCGGCAAGCTCGTGCTCGTGCACGCCTATCCCGGCTACCCGGGCCTGATCCACGGCGACGCCCGCACCCCCGAGGAGCGGGTCCACCGCGAGCGCCGCGAGCTCGGCGTGGACCACGGCGTGGTCGGCGGCGTGCTGGCCCGCCGCTGGGGCCTGCCCAACCGCCTGGCCTCCGCCATCGAGCGCCACCACGCGGACGACTGCCACGACGAGGCCGCGCTCATCCGCCTCGCCGACATGCTCTCCCACTACGCGCAGGGCAAGCCCGTGGAGCCGGCCTCGATGCTCAAGGTGGCCCGCACGCTGGGCCTCTCGCCCGAGGGCCTGCGCTCGGTGATGTACGAGCTGCCCTACCCGACGATCGGCGCCAAGCGCCAGGTGGAGCCGTGCCCGCTGTCGGGGCGCGAGGTGGACGTCCTGCGCCGCCTGGCCGAGGGCAAGGTCTACAAGCAGATCGCCCTCGAGCTCAACCTCTCCACGAGCACGGTGCGCACGCACCTGCACAACACCTACGGCAAGCTCGGCGCGGTGGACCGCGCCCAGGCCGTGCTGATCGCCACCGAGCGCGGCTGGCTCTAG
- a CDS encoding molybdopterin-dependent oxidoreductase encodes MSEQKVTFCRICEAHCGMLATVEDGRVTKLRPDPDHPLSKGYACPKGIAMTEVQNDPDRVLQPLRRRPDGEFEPVSWEQAMADITTRLKRIHDERGAEGIAWYMGNPGAFSYSHTLWVKGFLDAIGSPHYYTAGSQDVNNRFAASALLYGTPLVVPIPDLARTRFLFMLGANPLVSHGSVLTAPRVRDQLHEVVDRGGRVVVVDPRRTETARQFEHVPIVPDTDAWLLLAMLHTIFGEALADRGFLDEHADGAGALELLARPHGPEQAESRTGIAADHIRGLARDFAAADGAAAYGRTGSCLGRFGTLVSFLLDALNAVTGNLDRPGGAVFGRPPVALDDLGERFGLATYGKVRSRFGGFPDVLGNLPASLLPREIETPGVRQIRALFVSAGNPVLSVPDGDALERAMEGLELCVSLDFYVNETNRHADYVLPAATWLERDDVPLAFLGFYTTPFIQQTDAVVPPAGEAREEWEVIDELARALGVVASSIAPLRLLGRLGIRFSPQRLLDLLLRTGPGRLSMNTLRRHPHGLVLDEHIATGVLERKVRHRGSRLALAPPEIAAEVERLAGANGHDPSYPLRLIGLRELRSHNSWMHNAPLLMRGGRSHALRVNPGDAAEHGLEDGGEARISSKSGAVVVPVKVTDEMIAGTVALPHGWGHRGGWRLANRHAGVNVNLLASAEPEDLEPLAGMAFLNGIPVRVEPVAPGPAAAVEADAVQTPSAV; translated from the coding sequence GTGTCTGAGCAGAAGGTCACCTTCTGCCGCATCTGTGAGGCCCACTGCGGGATGCTCGCCACGGTCGAGGACGGCCGGGTCACCAAACTGCGTCCCGATCCCGACCACCCGCTGTCCAAGGGCTACGCATGCCCCAAGGGCATCGCGATGACCGAGGTGCAGAACGACCCCGACCGCGTGCTGCAGCCGCTGCGCAGGCGTCCCGACGGCGAGTTCGAGCCGGTCTCCTGGGAGCAGGCGATGGCCGACATCACGACGCGCCTGAAGCGCATCCACGACGAGCGAGGCGCGGAGGGCATCGCCTGGTACATGGGCAACCCCGGCGCCTTCTCCTACTCGCACACGCTGTGGGTGAAGGGATTTCTCGACGCCATCGGCTCGCCGCACTACTACACGGCCGGCTCGCAGGACGTGAACAACCGCTTCGCCGCCAGCGCGCTGCTCTACGGCACCCCGCTCGTGGTGCCGATCCCCGACCTCGCCCGCACCCGCTTCCTGTTCATGCTGGGGGCCAACCCGCTGGTGTCCCACGGCTCGGTGCTCACGGCGCCGCGCGTTCGCGATCAGCTGCACGAGGTGGTGGACCGGGGCGGCCGCGTGGTGGTCGTGGACCCGCGCCGCACCGAGACGGCGCGCCAGTTCGAGCATGTGCCGATCGTGCCCGACACCGACGCCTGGCTGCTGCTGGCCATGCTGCACACGATCTTCGGCGAGGCGCTCGCCGACCGCGGCTTCCTGGACGAGCACGCCGATGGTGCCGGCGCGCTCGAGCTGCTGGCCCGCCCGCACGGGCCGGAGCAGGCGGAGTCGCGCACGGGCATCGCGGCGGACCACATCCGCGGCCTCGCGCGTGACTTCGCCGCTGCGGACGGCGCGGCCGCGTACGGGCGCACGGGGTCGTGCCTCGGCCGCTTCGGCACGCTGGTGTCCTTCCTGCTCGACGCGCTCAACGCCGTCACCGGCAACCTCGACCGCCCCGGCGGCGCCGTGTTCGGCCGCCCGCCCGTCGCGCTCGACGACCTCGGCGAGCGCTTCGGCCTGGCCACCTACGGCAAGGTGCGCTCGCGCTTCGGCGGCTTCCCGGACGTGCTGGGCAACCTGCCTGCGTCGCTGCTGCCACGCGAGATCGAGACGCCGGGGGTGCGCCAGATCCGTGCGCTGTTCGTCTCCGCCGGCAACCCGGTCCTGTCGGTGCCCGACGGCGATGCGCTGGAGCGCGCGATGGAGGGGCTCGAGCTGTGCGTGTCGCTCGACTTCTACGTGAACGAGACCAACCGCCACGCCGACTACGTGCTGCCCGCCGCCACCTGGCTCGAGCGCGACGACGTCCCGCTCGCCTTCCTCGGCTTCTACACCACGCCGTTCATCCAGCAGACCGACGCCGTGGTGCCCCCCGCGGGCGAGGCACGCGAGGAGTGGGAGGTCATCGACGAGCTCGCGCGCGCCCTCGGGGTGGTCGCGTCGAGCATCGCGCCGCTGCGGCTGCTCGGCCGGCTCGGGATCCGCTTCTCGCCCCAGCGCCTGCTCGACCTGCTGCTGCGCACCGGCCCGGGTCGTCTCAGCATGAACACGCTCCGCCGCCATCCCCACGGGCTCGTGCTGGACGAGCACATCGCCACGGGCGTGCTGGAGCGCAAGGTGCGCCACCGCGGCAGCCGCCTGGCGCTGGCGCCGCCGGAGATCGCGGCGGAGGTGGAGCGGCTCGCGGGGGCCAACGGGCACGACCCGTCCTACCCGCTGCGGCTCATCGGCCTGCGGGAGCTGCGCAGCCACAACTCCTGGATGCACAACGCCCCACTGCTCATGCGCGGCGGCCGCTCGCACGCCCTGCGCGTGAATCCCGGCGACGCCGCGGAGCACGGCCTGGAGGACGGGGGAGAGGCGCGCATCAGCTCCAAGTCCGGCGCCGTGGTGGTGCCGGTGAAGGTGACCGACGAGATGATCGCCGGCACCGTGGCGCTGCCGCACGGCTGGGGTCACCGGGGCGGCTGGCGGCTCGCCAACCGTCATGCCGGCGTGAACGTGAACCTGCTCGCGAGCGCCGAGCCCGAGGACCTCGAGCCGCTCGCCGGGATGGCCTTCCTCAACGGGATCCCGGTGCGCGTCGAGCCCGTGGCGCCCGGTCCCGCCGCGGCGGTCGAGGCGGACGCGGTGCAGACACCCTCCGCCGTCTAG
- a CDS encoding ATP-binding protein has protein sequence MATRLIPARLPGLQRLPLDSTAPIVWFAVIRVLVVMAAALSRLVVGFPLGGRLIGVLLVVALPWALLLLLLARRRPNAALHPLVAYGDFLVLVAIESVVPETYSAVRFLGLFFVAAHAHFQGERVGSAIALAGTISLVIAGSIIEDPIETELITYYEVLFCVSAVATAAVIGGLRTAESAGRIEARELTRRTIEAEDALRRHLAEAIHDGPVQELVSLEMMLAAARKAGERGDHERATELLGQASGLASRNVHTLREEIVGLGPDAFRELSFEAAVEESVPIWNRRYGVPISMQCERVELHSDVEGALFRIASEAVANAGRHAGATKIDLRLRRQDGRVELTVADDGSGFRDAEAFWRPRAGHLGLAGMRERAEAVGGALQIATGDNGTVVRVSAPAER, from the coding sequence GTGGCGACGCGGTTGATACCTGCCCGCCTGCCGGGACTCCAGCGGCTGCCGCTCGACTCCACGGCGCCGATCGTCTGGTTCGCGGTGATCCGCGTCCTCGTGGTCATGGCGGCAGCATTGAGCCGGCTGGTCGTGGGCTTCCCCCTCGGCGGCCGCCTCATCGGCGTGCTGCTGGTCGTGGCCCTGCCGTGGGCGCTGCTGCTGCTCCTGCTCGCGCGGCGCCGGCCCAACGCGGCGCTGCACCCGCTCGTGGCCTACGGCGACTTCCTCGTGCTCGTGGCGATCGAGTCGGTCGTGCCCGAGACCTACAGCGCCGTGCGCTTCCTCGGCCTGTTCTTCGTCGCCGCCCACGCGCACTTCCAGGGCGAGCGGGTGGGCTCGGCGATCGCCTTGGCCGGCACGATCTCGCTCGTCATCGCGGGGTCGATCATCGAGGACCCGATCGAGACCGAGCTCATCACCTACTACGAGGTGCTGTTCTGCGTCTCGGCCGTGGCCACAGCCGCTGTGATCGGGGGGCTGCGGACCGCCGAGTCGGCCGGGCGCATCGAGGCGCGCGAGCTCACCCGGCGCACGATCGAGGCGGAGGACGCGCTGCGCCGCCACCTCGCGGAGGCCATCCACGACGGCCCGGTGCAGGAGCTGGTGAGCCTGGAGATGATGCTCGCGGCCGCCCGCAAGGCCGGCGAGCGCGGCGACCACGAGCGGGCCACCGAGCTGCTCGGGCAGGCCTCCGGGCTCGCATCGCGCAACGTGCACACCCTGCGCGAGGAGATCGTGGGCCTCGGGCCCGACGCGTTCCGGGAGCTGTCCTTCGAAGCCGCTGTCGAGGAGTCGGTGCCGATCTGGAACCGCCGCTACGGGGTCCCCATCTCGATGCAGTGCGAGCGCGTGGAGCTGCACTCCGACGTGGAGGGCGCGCTGTTCCGAATCGCGTCCGAGGCCGTGGCCAACGCGGGCAGGCACGCCGGCGCCACCAAGATCGACCTCCGGCTGCGGCGCCAGGACGGCCGGGTGGAGCTCACCGTGGCAGACGACGGCAGCGGCTTCCGGGACGCCGAGGCGTTCTGGCGCCCCCGCGCGGGCCACCTCGGACTCGCGGGCATGCGCGAGCGCGCGGAGGCGGTCGGGGGCGCGCTGCAGATCGCCACCGGTGACAACGGCACGGTGGTGAGGGTGAGCGCGCCGGCCGAGCGCTAG
- a CDS encoding VanZ family protein, with amino-acid sequence MSSTVRQRSRAAKALRRLDPWAPPLLLMAVIFYFSAQPDLSSGLGTIDLIGRKIIHAAEYALLTFLWWRALAQLLSKRPAILAALAIAVAYGASDEFHQTFVSGRSGSPIDVAIDTFGAGVAALLLWRRG; translated from the coding sequence GTGAGCAGCACCGTGAGGCAACGGAGCCGCGCAGCCAAGGCCCTCAGGCGCCTGGACCCCTGGGCGCCGCCGCTCCTCCTGATGGCCGTGATCTTCTACTTCTCCGCCCAGCCCGACCTCTCCTCGGGCCTCGGCACCATCGACCTGATCGGGCGCAAGATCATCCACGCGGCCGAGTACGCGCTGCTCACCTTCCTCTGGTGGCGGGCGCTCGCGCAGCTGCTGAGCAAGCGCCCCGCCATCCTCGCCGCCCTCGCCATCGCCGTGGCCTACGGCGCCAGCGACGAGTTCCACCAGACGTTCGTCTCGGGCCGCAGCGGCAGCCCGATCGACGTTGCCATCGACACCTTCGGCGCCGGGGTTGCGGCGCTCCTGTTGTGGCGACGCGGTTGA
- a CDS encoding Rrf2 family transcriptional regulator: MLTITSKSPYALRALTELARTGGAAPVPIGELARRRDIPVQFLEGLFATLRRAGVLQSQRGVKGGYSFARPPAEVTVLEIVELLEGELGAEASSAGPVWGEAVEAVRGVLGGVTIADIAQREAREAGAQMYYI; encoded by the coding sequence GTGCTCACGATCACGAGCAAGTCGCCCTACGCGCTGCGCGCGCTCACCGAGCTGGCCCGGACCGGCGGAGCCGCACCGGTCCCGATCGGCGAGCTCGCCCGCCGCCGCGACATCCCCGTCCAGTTCCTCGAGGGGTTGTTTGCGACACTGCGCCGCGCCGGCGTGCTGCAGAGCCAGCGCGGGGTGAAGGGCGGCTACTCCTTCGCCCGCCCGCCCGCCGAGGTCACGGTGCTGGAGATCGTGGAGCTGCTGGAGGGCGAGCTGGGCGCCGAAGCCTCCTCCGCGGGGCCCGTGTGGGGCGAGGCTGTCGAGGCGGTTCGGGGTGTGCTGGGCGGCGTGACGATCGCCGATATCGCGCAGCGCGAGGCCAGGGAGGCCGGCGCGCAGATGTACTACATCTAA
- a CDS encoding helix-turn-helix domain-containing protein, with protein MGDFGRLLTAAEVGQRLGYSERYVWKLGREGVLPRVKVAGRKYVRFSEADVERFVELGRQTTARGRQRSSPPLPRRY; from the coding sequence ATGGGCGATTTCGGTCGGCTGTTGACGGCGGCGGAGGTGGGGCAGCGGCTGGGATACAGCGAGCGGTACGTGTGGAAGCTGGGGCGGGAGGGCGTGCTGCCGCGGGTGAAGGTGGCAGGGCGGAAGTACGTCAGGTTCAGCGAGGCGGACGTGGAGCGGTTCGTCGAGCTCGGCCGGCAGACGACCGCTCGCGGCCGGCAGCGCTCATCGCCGCCGCTGCCACGCCGATACTGA